One part of the Macaca mulatta isolate MMU2019108-1 chromosome 6, T2T-MMU8v2.0, whole genome shotgun sequence genome encodes these proteins:
- the MATR3 gene encoding matrin-3 isoform X2 has protein sequence MSKSFQQSSLSRDSQGHGRDLSAAGIGLLAAATQSLSMPASLGRMNQGTARLASLMNLGMSSSLNQQGAHSALSSASTSSHNLQSIFNIGSRGPLPLSSQHRGDADQASNILASFGLSARDLDELSRYPEDKITPENLPQILLQLKRRRTEEGPTLSYGRDGRSATREPPYRVPRDDWEEKRHFRRDSFDDRGPSLNPVLDYDHGSRSQESGYYDRMDYEDDRLRDGERCRDDSFFGETSHNYHKFDSEYERMGRGPGPLQERSLFEKKRGAPPSSNIEDFHGLLPKGYPHLCSICDLPVHSNKEWSQHINGASHSRRCQLLLEIYPEWNPDNDTGHTMGDPFMLQQSTNPAPGILGPPPPSFHLGGPAVGPRGNLGAGNGNLQGPRHMQKGRVETSRVVHIMDFQRGKNLRYQLLQLVEPFGVISNHLILNKINEAFIEMATTEDAQAAVDYYTTTPALVFGKPVRVHLSQKYKRIKKPEGKPDQKFDQKQELGRVIHLSNLPHSGYSDSAVLKLAEPYGKIKNYILMRMKSQAFIEMETREDAMAMVDHCLKKALWFQGRCVKVDLSEKYKKLVLRIPNRGIDLLKKDKSRKRSYSPDGKESPSDKKSKTDGSQKTESSTEGKEQEEKSGEDGEKDTKDDQTEQEPNMLLESEDELLVDEEEAAALLESGSSVGDETDLANLGDVASDGKKEPSDKAVKKDASASAAAKKKLKKVDKIEELDQENEAALENGIKNEENTEPGAESAENADDPNKDTSENADGQSDENKEDYTIPDEYRIGPYQPNVPVGIDYVIPKTGFYCKLCSLFYTNEEVAKNTHCSSLPHYQKLKKFLNKLAEERRQKKET, from the exons ATGTCCAAGTCATTCCAGCAGTCATCTCTCAGTAGGGACTCACAGGGTCATGGGCGTGACCTGTCTGCGGCAGGAATAGGCCTTCTTGCTGCTGCTACCCAGTCTTTAAGTATGCCAGCATCTCTTGGAAGGATGAACCAGGGTACTGCACGCCTTGCTAGTTTAATGAATCTTGGAATGAGTTCTTCATTGAATCAACAAGGAGCTCATAGTGCACTGTCTTCTGCTAGTACTTCTTCCCATAATTTGCAGTCTATATTTAACATTGGAAGTAGAGGTCCACTCCCTTTATCTTCTCAACACCGTGGAGATGCAGACCAGGCCAGTAACATTTTGGCCAGCTTTGGTCTGTCTGCTAGAGACTTAGATGAACTGAGTCGTTATCCAGAGGACAAGATTACTCCTGAGAATTTGCCCCAAATCCTTCTACAGCTTAAAAGGAGGAGAACTGAAGAAGGCCCTACCTTGAGTTATGGTAGAGATGGCAGATCTGCTACACGGGAGCCACCATACAGAGTACCTAGGGATGATTGGGAAGAAAAAAGGCACTTTAGAAGAGATAGTTTTGATGATCGTGGTCCTAGTCTCAACCCAGTGCTTGATTATGACCATGGAAGTCGTTCTCAAGAATCTGGTTATTATGACAGAATGGATTATGAAGATGACAGATTAAGAGATGGAGAAAGGTGTAGGGATGATTCTTTTTTTGGTGAGACCTCGCATAACTATCATAAATTTGACAGTGAGTATGAGAGAATGGGACGTGGTCCTGGCCCCTTACAAGAGAGATCTCTCTTTGAGAAAAAGAGAGGCGCTCCTCCAAGTAGCAATATTGAAGACTTCCATGGACTCTTACCGAAGGGTTATCCCCATCTGTGCTCTATATGTGATTTGCCAGTTCATTCTAATAAG GAGTGGAGTCAACATATCAATGGAGCAAGTCACAGTCGTCGATGCCAGCTTCTTCTTGAAAT CTACCCAGAATGGAATCCTGACAATGATACAGGACACACAAT GGGTGATCCATTCATGTTGCAGCAGTCTACAAATCCAGCACCAGGAATTCTGGGACCGCCACCTCCCTCGTTTCATCTTGGGGGACCAGCAGTTGGACCAAGAGGAAATCTGg GTGCTGGAAATGGAAACCTGCAAGGACCTAGACACATGCAAAAAGGCAGAGTG GAAACTAGCAGAGTTGTTCACATCATGGATTTTCAACGAGGGAAAAACTTGAGATACCAGCTATTACAGCTGGTAGAACCATTTGGAGTCATTTCAAATCATCTgattctaaataaaattaatgag GCATTTATTGAAATGGCAACCACAGAGGATGCTCAAGCTGCAGTGGATTATTACACAACCACACCAGCGTTAGTATTTGGCAAGCCAGTGAGAGTTCATTTATCCCAGAAGTATAAAAGAATAAAG AAACCTGAAGGAAAGCCAGATCAGAAGTTTGATCAAAAACAAGAGCTTGGACGTGTGATACATCTCAGCAATTTGCCCCATTCTGGCTATTCTGATAGTGCTGTTCTCAAGCTTGCTGAGCCTTATGGGAAAATAAAGAACTACATATTGATGAGGATGAAAAGTCAG gCTTTTATTGAGATGGAGACAAGAGAAGATGCAATGGCAATGGTTGACCATTGTTTGAAAAAAGCCCTTTGGTTTCAGGGGAGATGTGTGAAGGTTGACCTGTCTGAGAAATATAAAAAACTGGTACTGAGG ATTCCAAACAGAGGCATTGATTTACTGAAAAAAGATAAATCCCg AAAAAGATCTTACTCTCCAGACGGCAAAGAATCTCCAAGTGATAAGAAGTCCAAAACTGATGGTTCCCAGAAGACTGAAAGTTCAACCGAAGGTAAAGAACAAGAAGAGAAGTCCGGTGAAGATGGTGAGAAAGACACAAAGGATGACCAGACAGAGCAGGAACCTAATATGCTGCTTGAATCTGAAGATGAGCTACTTGTAGatgaagaagaagcagcagcccTGCTAGAAAGTGGCAGTTCAGTGGGAGATGAGACCGATCTTGCTAATTTAGGTGATGTGGCTTCTGATGGGAAAAAGGAACCTTCAGATAAAGCTGTGAAAAAAGATGCAAGTGcttcagcagcagcaaagaaaaagcttaaaaag GTGGACAAGATCGAGGAACTTGATCAAGAAAACGAAGCAGCGttggaaaatggaattaaaaatgaggaaaacacAGAACCAGGTGCTGAATCTGCTGAGAACGCTGATGATCCCAACAAAGATACAAGTGAAAACGCAGATGGTCAAAGTGATGAGAACAAGGAGGACTATACAATCCCAGATGAGTATAGAATTGGACCATATCAGCCCAATGTTCCTGTTG GTATAGACTATGTGATACCTAAAACAGGGTTTTACTGTAAGCTGTGTTCCCTCTTTTATACAAATGAAGAAGTTGCAAAGAATACTCATTGCAGCAGCCTTCCTCATTATCAGAAATTAAAG aaaTTTCTGAATAAATTGGCAGAAGAACGCAGACAGAAGAAGGAAACTTAA
- the MATR3 gene encoding matrin-3 isoform X1, whose protein sequence is MSKSFQQSSLSRDSQGHGRDLSAAGIGLLAAATQSLSMPASLGRMNQGTARLASLMNLGMSSSLNQQGAHSALSSASTSSHNLQSIFNIGSRGPLPLSSQHRGDADQASNILASFGLSARDLDELSRYPEDKITPENLPQILLQLKRRRTEEGPTLSYGRDGRSATREPPYRVPRDDWEEKRHFRRDSFDDRGPSLNPVLDYDHGSRSQESGYYDRMDYEDDRLRDGERCRDDSFFGETSHNYHKFDSEYERMGRGPGPLQERSLFEKKRGAPPSSNIEDFHGLLPKGYPHLCSICDLPVHSNKEWSQHINGASHSRRCQLLLEIYPEWNPDNDTGHTMGDPFMLQQSTNPAPGILGPPPPSFHLGGPAVGPRGNLGAGNGNLQGPRHMQKGRVETSRVVHIMDFQRGKNLRYQLLQLVEPFGVISNHLILNKINEAFIEMATTEDAQAAVDYYTTTPALVFGKPVRVHLSQKYKRIKKPEGKPDQKFDQKQELGRVIHLSNLPHSGYSDSAVLKLAEPYGKIKNYILMRMKSQAFIEMETREDAMAMVDHCLKKALWFQGRCVKVDLSEKYKKLVLRIPNRGIDLLKKDKSRKRSYSPDGKESPSDKKSKTDGSQKTESSTEGKEQEEKSGEDGEKDTKDDQTEQEPNMLLESEDELLVDEEEAAALLESGSSVGDETDLANLGDVASDGKKEPSDKAVKKDASASAAAKKKLKKRRFPGSMEGFVTLDEVGDEEDSELQKLRKSGMAFKSGDKNDDGLVEIKVDKIEELDQENEAALENGIKNEENTEPGAESAENADDPNKDTSENADGQSDENKEDYTIPDEYRIGPYQPNVPVGIDYVIPKTGFYCKLCSLFYTNEEVAKNTHCSSLPHYQKLKKFLNKLAEERRQKKET, encoded by the exons ATGTCCAAGTCATTCCAGCAGTCATCTCTCAGTAGGGACTCACAGGGTCATGGGCGTGACCTGTCTGCGGCAGGAATAGGCCTTCTTGCTGCTGCTACCCAGTCTTTAAGTATGCCAGCATCTCTTGGAAGGATGAACCAGGGTACTGCACGCCTTGCTAGTTTAATGAATCTTGGAATGAGTTCTTCATTGAATCAACAAGGAGCTCATAGTGCACTGTCTTCTGCTAGTACTTCTTCCCATAATTTGCAGTCTATATTTAACATTGGAAGTAGAGGTCCACTCCCTTTATCTTCTCAACACCGTGGAGATGCAGACCAGGCCAGTAACATTTTGGCCAGCTTTGGTCTGTCTGCTAGAGACTTAGATGAACTGAGTCGTTATCCAGAGGACAAGATTACTCCTGAGAATTTGCCCCAAATCCTTCTACAGCTTAAAAGGAGGAGAACTGAAGAAGGCCCTACCTTGAGTTATGGTAGAGATGGCAGATCTGCTACACGGGAGCCACCATACAGAGTACCTAGGGATGATTGGGAAGAAAAAAGGCACTTTAGAAGAGATAGTTTTGATGATCGTGGTCCTAGTCTCAACCCAGTGCTTGATTATGACCATGGAAGTCGTTCTCAAGAATCTGGTTATTATGACAGAATGGATTATGAAGATGACAGATTAAGAGATGGAGAAAGGTGTAGGGATGATTCTTTTTTTGGTGAGACCTCGCATAACTATCATAAATTTGACAGTGAGTATGAGAGAATGGGACGTGGTCCTGGCCCCTTACAAGAGAGATCTCTCTTTGAGAAAAAGAGAGGCGCTCCTCCAAGTAGCAATATTGAAGACTTCCATGGACTCTTACCGAAGGGTTATCCCCATCTGTGCTCTATATGTGATTTGCCAGTTCATTCTAATAAG GAGTGGAGTCAACATATCAATGGAGCAAGTCACAGTCGTCGATGCCAGCTTCTTCTTGAAAT CTACCCAGAATGGAATCCTGACAATGATACAGGACACACAAT GGGTGATCCATTCATGTTGCAGCAGTCTACAAATCCAGCACCAGGAATTCTGGGACCGCCACCTCCCTCGTTTCATCTTGGGGGACCAGCAGTTGGACCAAGAGGAAATCTGg GTGCTGGAAATGGAAACCTGCAAGGACCTAGACACATGCAAAAAGGCAGAGTG GAAACTAGCAGAGTTGTTCACATCATGGATTTTCAACGAGGGAAAAACTTGAGATACCAGCTATTACAGCTGGTAGAACCATTTGGAGTCATTTCAAATCATCTgattctaaataaaattaatgag GCATTTATTGAAATGGCAACCACAGAGGATGCTCAAGCTGCAGTGGATTATTACACAACCACACCAGCGTTAGTATTTGGCAAGCCAGTGAGAGTTCATTTATCCCAGAAGTATAAAAGAATAAAG AAACCTGAAGGAAAGCCAGATCAGAAGTTTGATCAAAAACAAGAGCTTGGACGTGTGATACATCTCAGCAATTTGCCCCATTCTGGCTATTCTGATAGTGCTGTTCTCAAGCTTGCTGAGCCTTATGGGAAAATAAAGAACTACATATTGATGAGGATGAAAAGTCAG gCTTTTATTGAGATGGAGACAAGAGAAGATGCAATGGCAATGGTTGACCATTGTTTGAAAAAAGCCCTTTGGTTTCAGGGGAGATGTGTGAAGGTTGACCTGTCTGAGAAATATAAAAAACTGGTACTGAGG ATTCCAAACAGAGGCATTGATTTACTGAAAAAAGATAAATCCCg AAAAAGATCTTACTCTCCAGACGGCAAAGAATCTCCAAGTGATAAGAAGTCCAAAACTGATGGTTCCCAGAAGACTGAAAGTTCAACCGAAGGTAAAGAACAAGAAGAGAAGTCCGGTGAAGATGGTGAGAAAGACACAAAGGATGACCAGACAGAGCAGGAACCTAATATGCTGCTTGAATCTGAAGATGAGCTACTTGTAGatgaagaagaagcagcagcccTGCTAGAAAGTGGCAGTTCAGTGGGAGATGAGACCGATCTTGCTAATTTAGGTGATGTGGCTTCTGATGGGAAAAAGGAACCTTCAGATAAAGCTGTGAAAAAAGATGCAAGTGcttcagcagcagcaaagaaaaagcttaaaaag CGTCGTTTCCCAGGGAGTATGGAAGGTTTTGTCACTCTAGATGAGGTTGGTGATGAGGAAGATTCGGAACTTCAGAAACTTCGTAAATCGGGCATGGCATTTAAATCTGGTGACAAAAATGATGATGGTTTGGTTGAAATTAAGGTGGACAAGATCGAGGAACTTGATCAAGAAAACGAAGCAGCGttggaaaatggaattaaaaatgaggaaaacacAGAACCAGGTGCTGAATCTGCTGAGAACGCTGATGATCCCAACAAAGATACAAGTGAAAACGCAGATGGTCAAAGTGATGAGAACAAGGAGGACTATACAATCCCAGATGAGTATAGAATTGGACCATATCAGCCCAATGTTCCTGTTG GTATAGACTATGTGATACCTAAAACAGGGTTTTACTGTAAGCTGTGTTCCCTCTTTTATACAAATGAAGAAGTTGCAAAGAATACTCATTGCAGCAGCCTTCCTCATTATCAGAAATTAAAG aaaTTTCTGAATAAATTGGCAGAAGAACGCAGACAGAAGAAGGAAACTTAA
- the MATR3 gene encoding matrin-3 isoform X4 gives MEKGVGMILFLVRPRITIINLTVSMREWDVVLAPYKRDLSLRKREALLQVAILKTSMDSYRRVIPICALYVICQFILIRSGVNISMEQVTVVDASFFLKSTQNGILTMIQDTQWVIHSCCSSLQIQHQEFWDRHLPRFILGDQQLDQEEIWVLEMETCKDLDTCKKAEWSETSRVVHIMDFQRGKNLRYQLLQLVEPFGVISNHLILNKINEAFIEMATTEDAQAAVDYYTTTPALVFGKPVRVHLSQKYKRIKKPEGKPDQKFDQKQELGRVIHLSNLPHSGYSDSAVLKLAEPYGKIKNYILMRMKSQAFIEMETREDAMAMVDHCLKKALWFQGRCVKVDLSEKYKKLVLRIPNRGIDLLKKDKSRKRSYSPDGKESPSDKKSKTDGSQKTESSTEGKEQEEKSGEDGEKDTKDDQTEQEPNMLLESEDELLVDEEEAAALLESGSSVGDETDLANLGDVASDGKKEPSDKAVKKDASASAAAKKKLKKVDKIEELDQENEAALENGIKNEENTEPGAESAENADDPNKDTSENADGQSDENKEDYTIPDEYRIGPYQPNVPVGIDYVIPKTGFYCKLCSLFYTNEEVAKNTHCSSLPHYQKLKKFLNKLAEERRQKKET, from the exons ATGGAGAAAGGTGTAGGGATGATTCTTTTTTTGGTGAGACCTCGCATAACTATCATAAATTTGACAGTGAGTATGAGAGAATGGGACGTGGTCCTGGCCCCTTACAAGAGAGATCTCTCTTTGAGAAAAAGAGAGGCGCTCCTCCAAGTAGCAATATTGAAGACTTCCATGGACTCTTACCGAAGGGTTATCCCCATCTGTGCTCTATATGTGATTTGCCAGTTCATTCTAATAAG GAGTGGAGTCAACATATCAATGGAGCAAGTCACAGTCGTCGATGCCAGCTTCTTCTTGAAAT CTACCCAGAATGGAATCCTGACAATGATACAGGACACACAAT GGGTGATCCATTCATGTTGCAGCAGTCTACAAATCCAGCACCAGGAATTCTGGGACCGCCACCTCCCTCGTTTCATCTTGGGGGACCAGCAGTTGGACCAAGAGGAAATCTGg GTGCTGGAAATGGAAACCTGCAAGGACCTAGACACATGCAAAAAGGCAGAGTGGTCA GAAACTAGCAGAGTTGTTCACATCATGGATTTTCAACGAGGGAAAAACTTGAGATACCAGCTATTACAGCTGGTAGAACCATTTGGAGTCATTTCAAATCATCTgattctaaataaaattaatgag GCATTTATTGAAATGGCAACCACAGAGGATGCTCAAGCTGCAGTGGATTATTACACAACCACACCAGCGTTAGTATTTGGCAAGCCAGTGAGAGTTCATTTATCCCAGAAGTATAAAAGAATAAAG AAACCTGAAGGAAAGCCAGATCAGAAGTTTGATCAAAAACAAGAGCTTGGACGTGTGATACATCTCAGCAATTTGCCCCATTCTGGCTATTCTGATAGTGCTGTTCTCAAGCTTGCTGAGCCTTATGGGAAAATAAAGAACTACATATTGATGAGGATGAAAAGTCAG gCTTTTATTGAGATGGAGACAAGAGAAGATGCAATGGCAATGGTTGACCATTGTTTGAAAAAAGCCCTTTGGTTTCAGGGGAGATGTGTGAAGGTTGACCTGTCTGAGAAATATAAAAAACTGGTACTGAGG ATTCCAAACAGAGGCATTGATTTACTGAAAAAAGATAAATCCCg AAAAAGATCTTACTCTCCAGACGGCAAAGAATCTCCAAGTGATAAGAAGTCCAAAACTGATGGTTCCCAGAAGACTGAAAGTTCAACCGAAGGTAAAGAACAAGAAGAGAAGTCCGGTGAAGATGGTGAGAAAGACACAAAGGATGACCAGACAGAGCAGGAACCTAATATGCTGCTTGAATCTGAAGATGAGCTACTTGTAGatgaagaagaagcagcagcccTGCTAGAAAGTGGCAGTTCAGTGGGAGATGAGACCGATCTTGCTAATTTAGGTGATGTGGCTTCTGATGGGAAAAAGGAACCTTCAGATAAAGCTGTGAAAAAAGATGCAAGTGcttcagcagcagcaaagaaaaagcttaaaaag GTGGACAAGATCGAGGAACTTGATCAAGAAAACGAAGCAGCGttggaaaatggaattaaaaatgaggaaaacacAGAACCAGGTGCTGAATCTGCTGAGAACGCTGATGATCCCAACAAAGATACAAGTGAAAACGCAGATGGTCAAAGTGATGAGAACAAGGAGGACTATACAATCCCAGATGAGTATAGAATTGGACCATATCAGCCCAATGTTCCTGTTG GTATAGACTATGTGATACCTAAAACAGGGTTTTACTGTAAGCTGTGTTCCCTCTTTTATACAAATGAAGAAGTTGCAAAGAATACTCATTGCAGCAGCCTTCCTCATTATCAGAAATTAAAG aaaTTTCTGAATAAATTGGCAGAAGAACGCAGACAGAAGAAGGAAACTTAA
- the MATR3 gene encoding matrin-3 isoform X3, translated as MEKGVGMILFLVRPRITIINLTVSMREWDVVLAPYKRDLSLRKREALLQVAILKTSMDSYRRVIPICALYVICQFILIRSGVNISMEQVTVVDASFFLKSTQNGILTMIQDTQWVIHSCCSSLQIQHQEFWDRHLPRFILGDQQLDQEEIWVLEMETCKDLDTCKKAEWSETSRVVHIMDFQRGKNLRYQLLQLVEPFGVISNHLILNKINEAFIEMATTEDAQAAVDYYTTTPALVFGKPVRVHLSQKYKRIKKPEGKPDQKFDQKQELGRVIHLSNLPHSGYSDSAVLKLAEPYGKIKNYILMRMKSQAFIEMETREDAMAMVDHCLKKALWFQGRCVKVDLSEKYKKLVLRIPNRGIDLLKKDKSRKRSYSPDGKESPSDKKSKTDGSQKTESSTEGKEQEEKSGEDGEKDTKDDQTEQEPNMLLESEDELLVDEEEAAALLESGSSVGDETDLANLGDVASDGKKEPSDKAVKKDASASAAAKKKLKKRRFPGSMEGFVTLDEVGDEEDSELQKLRKSGMAFKSGDKNDDGLVEIKVDKIEELDQENEAALENGIKNEENTEPGAESAENADDPNKDTSENADGQSDENKEDYTIPDEYRIGPYQPNVPVGIDYVIPKTGFYCKLCSLFYTNEEVAKNTHCSSLPHYQKLKKFLNKLAEERRQKKET; from the exons ATGGAGAAAGGTGTAGGGATGATTCTTTTTTTGGTGAGACCTCGCATAACTATCATAAATTTGACAGTGAGTATGAGAGAATGGGACGTGGTCCTGGCCCCTTACAAGAGAGATCTCTCTTTGAGAAAAAGAGAGGCGCTCCTCCAAGTAGCAATATTGAAGACTTCCATGGACTCTTACCGAAGGGTTATCCCCATCTGTGCTCTATATGTGATTTGCCAGTTCATTCTAATAAG GAGTGGAGTCAACATATCAATGGAGCAAGTCACAGTCGTCGATGCCAGCTTCTTCTTGAAAT CTACCCAGAATGGAATCCTGACAATGATACAGGACACACAAT GGGTGATCCATTCATGTTGCAGCAGTCTACAAATCCAGCACCAGGAATTCTGGGACCGCCACCTCCCTCGTTTCATCTTGGGGGACCAGCAGTTGGACCAAGAGGAAATCTGg GTGCTGGAAATGGAAACCTGCAAGGACCTAGACACATGCAAAAAGGCAGAGTGGTCA GAAACTAGCAGAGTTGTTCACATCATGGATTTTCAACGAGGGAAAAACTTGAGATACCAGCTATTACAGCTGGTAGAACCATTTGGAGTCATTTCAAATCATCTgattctaaataaaattaatgag GCATTTATTGAAATGGCAACCACAGAGGATGCTCAAGCTGCAGTGGATTATTACACAACCACACCAGCGTTAGTATTTGGCAAGCCAGTGAGAGTTCATTTATCCCAGAAGTATAAAAGAATAAAG AAACCTGAAGGAAAGCCAGATCAGAAGTTTGATCAAAAACAAGAGCTTGGACGTGTGATACATCTCAGCAATTTGCCCCATTCTGGCTATTCTGATAGTGCTGTTCTCAAGCTTGCTGAGCCTTATGGGAAAATAAAGAACTACATATTGATGAGGATGAAAAGTCAG gCTTTTATTGAGATGGAGACAAGAGAAGATGCAATGGCAATGGTTGACCATTGTTTGAAAAAAGCCCTTTGGTTTCAGGGGAGATGTGTGAAGGTTGACCTGTCTGAGAAATATAAAAAACTGGTACTGAGG ATTCCAAACAGAGGCATTGATTTACTGAAAAAAGATAAATCCCg AAAAAGATCTTACTCTCCAGACGGCAAAGAATCTCCAAGTGATAAGAAGTCCAAAACTGATGGTTCCCAGAAGACTGAAAGTTCAACCGAAGGTAAAGAACAAGAAGAGAAGTCCGGTGAAGATGGTGAGAAAGACACAAAGGATGACCAGACAGAGCAGGAACCTAATATGCTGCTTGAATCTGAAGATGAGCTACTTGTAGatgaagaagaagcagcagcccTGCTAGAAAGTGGCAGTTCAGTGGGAGATGAGACCGATCTTGCTAATTTAGGTGATGTGGCTTCTGATGGGAAAAAGGAACCTTCAGATAAAGCTGTGAAAAAAGATGCAAGTGcttcagcagcagcaaagaaaaagcttaaaaag CGTCGTTTCCCAGGGAGTATGGAAGGTTTTGTCACTCTAGATGAGGTTGGTGATGAGGAAGATTCGGAACTTCAGAAACTTCGTAAATCGGGCATGGCATTTAAATCTGGTGACAAAAATGATGATGGTTTGGTTGAAATTAAGGTGGACAAGATCGAGGAACTTGATCAAGAAAACGAAGCAGCGttggaaaatggaattaaaaatgaggaaaacacAGAACCAGGTGCTGAATCTGCTGAGAACGCTGATGATCCCAACAAAGATACAAGTGAAAACGCAGATGGTCAAAGTGATGAGAACAAGGAGGACTATACAATCCCAGATGAGTATAGAATTGGACCATATCAGCCCAATGTTCCTGTTG GTATAGACTATGTGATACCTAAAACAGGGTTTTACTGTAAGCTGTGTTCCCTCTTTTATACAAATGAAGAAGTTGCAAAGAATACTCATTGCAGCAGCCTTCCTCATTATCAGAAATTAAAG aaaTTTCTGAATAAATTGGCAGAAGAACGCAGACAGAAGAAGGAAACTTAA
- the MATR3 gene encoding matrin-3 isoform 2 (isoform 2 is encoded by transcript variant 2), translating into MLGAQWRRNQPSRAVEEWSQHINGASHSRRCQLLLEIYPEWNPDNDTGHTMGDPFMLQQSTNPAPGILGPPPPSFHLGGPAVGPRGNLGAGNGNLQGPRHMQKGRVETSRVVHIMDFQRGKNLRYQLLQLVEPFGVISNHLILNKINEAFIEMATTEDAQAAVDYYTTTPALVFGKPVRVHLSQKYKRIKKPEGKPDQKFDQKQELGRVIHLSNLPHSGYSDSAVLKLAEPYGKIKNYILMRMKSQAFIEMETREDAMAMVDHCLKKALWFQGRCVKVDLSEKYKKLVLRIPNRGIDLLKKDKSRKRSYSPDGKESPSDKKSKTDGSQKTESSTEGKEQEEKSGEDGEKDTKDDQTEQEPNMLLESEDELLVDEEEAAALLESGSSVGDETDLANLGDVASDGKKEPSDKAVKKDASASAAAKKKLKKVDKIEELDQENEAALENGIKNEENTEPGAESAENADDPNKDTSENADGQSDENKEDYTIPDEYRIGPYQPNVPVGIDYVIPKTGFYCKLCSLFYTNEEVAKNTHCSSLPHYQKLKKFLNKLAEERRQKKET; encoded by the exons GAGTGGAGTCAACATATCAATGGAGCAAGTCACAGTCGTCGATGCCAGCTTCTTCTTGAAAT CTACCCAGAATGGAATCCTGACAATGATACAGGACACACAAT GGGTGATCCATTCATGTTGCAGCAGTCTACAAATCCAGCACCAGGAATTCTGGGACCGCCACCTCCCTCGTTTCATCTTGGGGGACCAGCAGTTGGACCAAGAGGAAATCTGg GTGCTGGAAATGGAAACCTGCAAGGACCTAGACACATGCAAAAAGGCAGAGTG GAAACTAGCAGAGTTGTTCACATCATGGATTTTCAACGAGGGAAAAACTTGAGATACCAGCTATTACAGCTGGTAGAACCATTTGGAGTCATTTCAAATCATCTgattctaaataaaattaatgag GCATTTATTGAAATGGCAACCACAGAGGATGCTCAAGCTGCAGTGGATTATTACACAACCACACCAGCGTTAGTATTTGGCAAGCCAGTGAGAGTTCATTTATCCCAGAAGTATAAAAGAATAAAG AAACCTGAAGGAAAGCCAGATCAGAAGTTTGATCAAAAACAAGAGCTTGGACGTGTGATACATCTCAGCAATTTGCCCCATTCTGGCTATTCTGATAGTGCTGTTCTCAAGCTTGCTGAGCCTTATGGGAAAATAAAGAACTACATATTGATGAGGATGAAAAGTCAG gCTTTTATTGAGATGGAGACAAGAGAAGATGCAATGGCAATGGTTGACCATTGTTTGAAAAAAGCCCTTTGGTTTCAGGGGAGATGTGTGAAGGTTGACCTGTCTGAGAAATATAAAAAACTGGTACTGAGG ATTCCAAACAGAGGCATTGATTTACTGAAAAAAGATAAATCCCg AAAAAGATCTTACTCTCCAGACGGCAAAGAATCTCCAAGTGATAAGAAGTCCAAAACTGATGGTTCCCAGAAGACTGAAAGTTCAACCGAAGGTAAAGAACAAGAAGAGAAGTCCGGTGAAGATGGTGAGAAAGACACAAAGGATGACCAGACAGAGCAGGAACCTAATATGCTGCTTGAATCTGAAGATGAGCTACTTGTAGatgaagaagaagcagcagcccTGCTAGAAAGTGGCAGTTCAGTGGGAGATGAGACCGATCTTGCTAATTTAGGTGATGTGGCTTCTGATGGGAAAAAGGAACCTTCAGATAAAGCTGTGAAAAAAGATGCAAGTGcttcagcagcagcaaagaaaaagcttaaaaag GTGGACAAGATCGAGGAACTTGATCAAGAAAACGAAGCAGCGttggaaaatggaattaaaaatgaggaaaacacAGAACCAGGTGCTGAATCTGCTGAGAACGCTGATGATCCCAACAAAGATACAAGTGAAAACGCAGATGGTCAAAGTGATGAGAACAAGGAGGACTATACAATCCCAGATGAGTATAGAATTGGACCATATCAGCCCAATGTTCCTGTTG GTATAGACTATGTGATACCTAAAACAGGGTTTTACTGTAAGCTGTGTTCCCTCTTTTATACAAATGAAGAAGTTGCAAAGAATACTCATTGCAGCAGCCTTCCTCATTATCAGAAATTAAAG aaaTTTCTGAATAAATTGGCAGAAGAACGCAGACAGAAGAAGGAAACTTAA